TTGAAACTCCACATATCTGCCTGATAAATAGGTGGATAATTCTCCGGCAAGTAGTTCGGAATTTGAACCTGTAATAAATATTTCAAATTCCCGTGTATAATCTTGCGAAAAGGAATTAATTGTTTTCTCCCATGAATTTATATTTTGAATTTCATCTACAAAAAGGTATATTTTGCCTTCGGGTTTTATTTTTTCAATATATAAATTTATTAAATCTGATAAATCAATGTGTGTTTGTATGAAATCAAAATCGGTAAATTCTTTATTAATATACAAAATATTTTTTGCAGGCGTATTATTATTTTTCAAATAACGCATTATTTGTCGTAAAATATAACTTTTCCCGCTTCTGCGTTGACCTACAAGAACTTTTATTAGTTTATTTGATAAGTAATTTTGTATTTTGGACAGATAATATTTTCGAATAAATCCGTAATTTGTGATATTTTTATCCCAAAAGTTATATTTTTTTAATATTGAGATTTTATCAGACATGGTTTAAATTTATGTCAAAATTACAATTTTATAAGCCACAGCAAAAAATATTGTATGTTTTTTTTTATAAAAAACCTATAAATTTAATTTTTTGAGCATATTTTGTATTGAGCAGACGTTGCCGGCTTTGTAGTTTATTATTGTGAGCATTAAGAAATTTATAGAACCTTTATAGCTTTTTATTAAAATTTGAAAATAATAGTTTAATCAATATCTGTTTTTAGCTTTGTCCCTGTTTTATAACAGACACAGCATTTTTTTAGTTATCATTTCTTTTATATAGTGCAATAATCCAATAATCTTTTGTTTTTATTTTTGGCCAAAAAGCAAAAATAGTTTTTTTAATTAAATTGAAAAAAACACGATTGTTAACAATGCCTATTTTTTCCGCATTTGTTTTTATATAAAAATCGACATTTTTAAAACCGCATACCGGACAAATAGGTGCGTTAAATTTATTTTTTAATTTATGTGAATGATTTTTTAATTTCATTAGATAATTCAAACCAATATATTTTTTCCCGGAACCAGTAGTTGTAGTAGAAATACAGGAATAATTAAAATCAGAGAAAAGTATTTGTAAATCATTATTATTATAATTTCTTAAATGAAGATCAACATTAAATATTGTTTTGCAAATTGGACATTTCGTTACATTTTTATCAATTTTTTCATTTAAAGGAACACTAATTAATACATATTTATTTGAAACCCTAACAAGTTCATTAAGAGCTTTTTTATAATCGTCTACTGTGAGGTGCTCAATTACTTGTAAACTTGTAACACAATCAAATTCTTTATCTTTAAAAGGAATATTGGTAATGTCACCTATAGCTTTATTTGTTAATACATGTTTTAGCGCAGAATCGCTTCTGTCTATTCCTGTTATATTAATTTTGGTTTTTTTTTCAAGAATATAATTGCAAAACAATCCATTGCCACAGCCAACATCAAGTACGTTCTTAATCTCTTTAGGTAATAATGTGTAGGTTTTTTCAATTCTTACTTTATCTCGTTTTCCTAAAACAGAGGGTTTCCAAAATTCATCATTTTCATAATATTCTTTTTTAAAATCAGTCATTTGTTTTGTTTTTTAGTGATAAAAGGGTTTAAAAAGTTGTTATTAGAAGCTAAAATTCTTAAAAACTAAATTCTCCGCTAATAATAGAAATTGTTATATTTTTTTTGTCAGAGAATTCGATTTTATTAATAAATGAGGCAGGAGATAGATTTTGTAAATAATAATTAATTGAGTTTAGTCTCATTTCATTAAGTTTTTCTTTTTCCATATTTAAAGCATTTGTTATACAGTTTTCTAATTCATTAAGATTATTATACATTAAACAGGTTTTCTCATGTTCTAAGCTTGGATTAAAAAGCTTATTATATTGAATAATAGGAATAACACCACATGCTAATGCTTCAATAACGTTATGAGAAAAAGGCATTTCAAATCCGGGAGCAGCTATAATAAAATTAGATGATGATAAATATTCCATCCAGTTTATAAAATTTATTTTATTTGTGCTGTTACTATCTATTATTACAATAGGAGTAATATCATCGTTTAGATCTGAGTCTGTTCTTATCTTATCAGAAAACTTTGTTAAAATATATTTCAACAAATCGTTTCTGTTTATTAGTGATTTAAAGTTCTTATTTATGTCATAATATGATTTGTGAAAAATGGAACCACCAAACGTAATGGACATCTTCTTTGGTGAACTTCTTGATTTTAATAAATAATTTTCTACTGCTTGTGTAGAATTAAGGTTCTGTGAAATATAAATAAGTGGATGAAACGGAAAAGGGAGAGTAAACGGATGATTTTTAAAAGCTAATTTATAGTCAATTGTTAAATATTTATTAAAATTAGAAGGGAATTTTGATTTTGGGCAATCAGTGATAAAAACTTTAAAAGTGTAATTTTTAATTTGTTTAGATGAATATAATAAACGGACCTTTAAAAAGGTGAAAATATATAAAATATATAAACCATTACAAGAAGAATAGAAACTAAATTTTGGCTTTAGGAATATATCATAACCGGCAAGTCGGTAAGTATTAATTATACTAAAAACATAACGATCCTTATGTCCGTCGTCAAGAAGAAAAACTGCAACTTTTTCTGATTGTTTTTTGGCAGATGAATTAATAAAATGTATAAAAAAAGCATAAAGAGCTCCCGTTGGTTTAAATTGAAAAAAAGCATATTTAAAATTTCCTTTAAACAAATATCTGACAAGTCGTCCAAGCTTTTTAATGAATTCCATTATTAGCACTTATTTTATCTTTTTAATAAAAACGTCCGGTTTATTAAAGTATTCAGAATACTTCACCAACTCCTCTTTAGACAGTTCCCACCAGCGCGACCTTAACAGTTTATTTCTGGTTTCTTCTTTGAATCGATATTTTATTATTTTTGCCGGTACACCACCTACAATTGCATAAGACGGAACATCTTTTGTAACAACTGCACCTGCAGCTATAACTGCACCTGTTCCTATTGATACACCTTCGATAACAACAACA
The window above is part of the Bacteroidales bacterium genome. Proteins encoded here:
- a CDS encoding class I SAM-dependent methyltransferase, whose translation is MTDFKKEYYENDEFWKPSVLGKRDKVRIEKTYTLLPKEIKNVLDVGCGNGLFCNYILEKKTKINITGIDRSDSALKHVLTNKAIGDITNIPFKDKEFDCVTSLQVIEHLTVDDYKKALNELVRVSNKYVLISVPLNEKIDKNVTKCPICKTIFNVDLHLRNYNNNDLQILFSDFNYSCISTTTTGSGKKYIGLNYLMKLKNHSHKLKNKFNAPICPVCGFKNVDFYIKTNAEKIGIVNNRVFFNLIKKTIFAFWPKIKTKDYWIIALYKRNDN